In one Raphanus sativus cultivar WK10039 unplaced genomic scaffold, ASM80110v3 Scaffold3810, whole genome shotgun sequence genomic region, the following are encoded:
- the LOC130506945 gene encoding transcription factor MYBS1-like: protein MESVAVTWSREEEKSFENSIALHCVKEEITEDQWMKMASMVPTKSLQEVKKHYQMLLEDVKAIESGQVPLPRYQRTGEEAAATSPANRDCHSSGGGGSTEKKPNHGISSSNGGGRSSSRQEQERKKGIPWTQEEHRLFLLGLEKFGKGDWRSISRNYVITRTPTQVASHAQKYFIRLNSMNRDRRRSSIHDITSVNNQAAAVTGQQQQQVVKHRPAQPQAQPQPQHHTMAGLGMYGGAPVGQPIIAPPDHMGSAVGTPVMLPPPMGTHHHLGVAPYAVPSYPVPPLPQQHPAPSTMH, encoded by the exons ATGGAGAGCGTGGCAGTGACATGGagcagagaagaagagaaatcaTTCGAGAACTCAATTGCGTTGCATTGTGTAAAAGAAGAGATAACAGAGGATCAATGGATGAAAATGGCGTCAATGGTTCCAACCAAATCATTACAAGAAGTCAAGAAACATTACCAAATGCTATTGGAAGATGTCAAGGCAATCGAGAGTGGACAAGTCCCATTGCCTCGCTATCAAAGAACAGGCGAGGAAGCAGCAGCAACTTCTCCCGCGAACAGAGACTGTCATTCCTCCGGCGGAGGCGGATCAACGGAGAAGAAACCAAACCATGGGATAAGTAGCTCCAATGGTGGAGGAAGAAGTAGTTCCAGACAAGAACAAGAGAGGAAGAAAGGGATTCCATGGACACAAGAAGAGCAtcg GTTGTTTCTATTGGGTCTGGAAAAATTTGGGAAAGGAGATTGGAGAAGCATCTCAAGGAACTATGTGATCACAAGAACACCAACTCAAGTAGCAAGTCATGCTCAAAAATACTTCATCAGGCTTAACTCGATGAACCGAGATCGAAGAAGGTCTAGCATTCACGACATCACTTCTGTGAACAATCAAGCTGCTGCCGTTACaggacaacaacaacaacaagtgGTTAAGCATAGACCAGCTCAGCCTCAGGCTCAGCCTCAGCCACAACATCACACAATGGCTGGATTAGGGATGTATGGTGGTGCCCCTGTGGGACAACCCATCATCGCACCGCCTGATCATATGGGTTCAGCTGTTGGAACACCTGTGATGCTTCCACCTCCAATGGGAACTCATCATCATCTTGGAGTTGCTCCTTATGCTGTACCTTCTTATCCGGTTCCACCATTACCTCAACAACATCCAGCTCCATCTACTATGCATTGA